One window of Dysidea avara chromosome 11, odDysAvar1.4, whole genome shotgun sequence genomic DNA carries:
- the LOC136237854 gene encoding uncharacterized protein — MGIPELPSVSKIVCTIIVGAVPKLVVLILSAIVAATIADMYTGADETPASICAVSDFRYGEGRDRAPRICFNGVATSVISVFTALTLIQVDLLLICAPIKSIKRLGHGFNLLVSIGMGVFWLISSALLADLYRDYCDQLDDRGTECTDTDERFIATPVLGFCTMVGWGVIALISLIRVITG, encoded by the exons ATGGGCATACCAGAGCTACCTAGCGTTAGTAAAATTGTCTGCACAATAATTGTGGGAGCCGTTCCCAAGCTAGTCGTCCTG ATTTTATCAGCGATCGTGGCTGCTACGATAGCGGACATGTACACTGGAGCAGACGAAACGCCAGCCAGCATCTGTGCTGTGTCGGATTTTCGTTATGGAGAGGGTCGTGACCGAGCGCCAAGAATTTGCTTCAACGGAGTGGCTACGTCGGTTATATCCGTATTTACAGCACTAACTCTTATCCAAGTGGACCTACTTCTTATCTGCGCTCCGATCAAATCG ATCAAACGTCTTGGGCATGGGTTCAACTTGTTGGTCAGTATTGGCATGGGTGTCTTCTGGCTGATATCCAGTGCTCTACTGGCTGATCTCTACAGAGATTATTGTGATCAGCTGGATGATAGAGGCACAGAGTGTACCGACACAGATGAGAGGTTCATTGCTACTCCTGTTCTGGGATTCTGTACAATGGTGGGATGG GGTGTAATTGCCTTGATCAGTCTCATCCGTGTGATTACTGGCTGA